A DNA window from Brassica napus cultivar Da-Ae chromosome A4, Da-Ae, whole genome shotgun sequence contains the following coding sequences:
- the LOC106450543 gene encoding B3 domain-containing transcription factor NGA1, which translates to MMTNLSLAREGEAQVKKPIEEVEREHMFDKVVTPSDVGKLNRLVIPKQHAERYFPLDSSSNEKGLLLNFEDLTGKSWRFRYSYWNSSQSYVMTKGWSRFVKDKKLDAGDIVSFQRCVGDSRLFIDWRRRPKVPDYPTSTAHFAAGAMFPRFYSFPTATTSTCYDLYNHQPPRHHHIGYGYPQIPREFGYGYFVRSVDQRAVVADPLVIESVPVMMRGGARVSQEVVGTAGKRLRLFGVDMECGESGVTNSTEEESSSSGGSLPRAGGGGASSSSSLFQLRLGSSCEDDHFSKKGKSSLPFDLDQ; encoded by the coding sequence ATGATGACCAACTTGTCTCTTGCAAGGGAAGGAGAAGCACAAGTAAAGAAGCCCATAGAAGAAGTTGAGAGAGAGCACATGTTCGACAAAGTGGTGACTCCAAGCGACGTAGGGAAACTAAACAGACTCGTGATCCCAAAGCAACACGCAGAGAGATACTTCCCTCTAGATTCATCCTCAAACGAGAAAGGTTTGCTTCTAAACTTTGAAGATCTAACAGGAAAGTCATGGAGGTTCCGTTACTCTTACTGGAACAGTAGCCAGAGCTATGTCATGACTAAAGGTTGGAGTCGTTTCGTTAAAGACAAGAAGCTTGACGCCGGAGATATTGTCTCTTTCCAGAGATGTGTCGGAGACAGCCGCTTGTTTATCGATTGGAGGAGACGACCTAAAGTCCCTGACTATCCGACATCGACTGCTCACTTTGCTGCAGGAGCTATGTTCCCTAGGTTTTACAGTTTTCCGACAGCAACTACTTCGACATGTTACGATCTGTACAATCATCAGCCGCCACGTCATCATCACATTGGTTACGGTTATCCACAGATTCCGAGAGAATTTGGATACGGGTATTTCGTTAGGTCAGTGGACCAGAGAGCGGTGGTGGCTGATCCGTTGGTGATCGAATCTGTGCCGGTGATGATGCGCGGAGGAGCTCGAGTTAGTCAGGAGGTTGTTGGAACGGCCGGGAAGAGGCTGAGGCTTTTTGGAGTCGATATGGAATGTGGCGAGAGTGGAGTAACCAACAGTACGGAGGAAGAATCTTCATCTTCCGGTGGGAGTTTGCCGCGTGCCGGAGGTGGCGgtgcttcttcatcttcctctttgTTTCAGCTGAGACTTGGGAGCAGCTGTGAAGATGATCACTTCTCTAAGAAAGGAAAGTCTTCATTGCCTTTTGATTTGGATCAATAA